One Triticum dicoccoides isolate Atlit2015 ecotype Zavitan chromosome 4B, WEW_v2.0, whole genome shotgun sequence genomic window carries:
- the LOC119294855 gene encoding monoacylglycerol lipase-like yields the protein MAGSMQAADAAGRISALLSLLALRRILAVLQPLLLLLLLPFRWRAARQGDAAAADAVVSASASSGKKAKAAVVLRVPAVCSRRQALARREAAMRRAREAGRDYELIPTARGETLFTQSWWPHASSSSAVKPRALVLVMHGLNEHSGRYDHLAKRLNAMDVKVYGMDWTGHGGSDGLHGYVQSLDLAVQDMKMYLKKISAENPGVPCFCFGHSTGGGIILKAVLDPEVDALVNGIILTSPAVRVQPAHPVVAALAPVFALIAPRYQFTGSSKNGPAVSRDPEALRVKYSDPLVFTGSIRVRTGYEILRLTAYLQQHLRRVTVPLLVLHGADDMVTDPEGSRRLHREASTPDKAIRLYDGLLHDLLIEPEKEVVLGDIVDWLSPRI from the exons ATGGCCGGGAGCATGCAGGCGGCGGACGCGGCGGGGCGGATCAGCGCGCTGCTGTCGCTGCTCGCGCTGCGCCGGATCCTCGCCGTGCTCCAGCCcttgctcctgctcctgctcctgccCTTCCGCTGGCGGGCGGCGCGCCAGGGGGACGCGGCCGCCGCGGACGCCGTCGTCtcggcctccgcctcctccgggaagaaggccaaGGCCGCCGTCGTGCTGCGGGTGCCCGCCGTCTGCTCGCGGAGGCAGGCCCTGGCCCGGCGCGAGGCCGCCATGCGCCGCGCCAGGGAGGCCGGGCGCGACTACGAGCTCATCCCCACCGCCCGCGGCGAGACGCTCTTCACGCAGTCCTGGTGGCcgcacgcctcctcctcctccgccgtcaAGCCCAG GGCGCTTGTTCTTGTCATGCACGGGTTGAACGAGCACAG TGGGAGGTATGATCACCTGGCGAAACGATTGAACGCCATGGATGTCAAGGTTTACGGCATGGACTGGACTG GCCATGGTGGAAGTGATGGTCTACATGGATACGTCCAATCTCTTGATCTTGCTGTCCAGGACATG AAAATGTATCTGAAGAAGATCTCAGCCGAGAACCCTGGCGTCCCATGCTTCTGCTTTGGGCACTCCACCGGTGGAGGCATCATCCTCAAG GCTGTGCTTGATCCGGAGGTCGACGCTCTTGTCAATGGCATCATCCTCACATCGCCGGCTGTCCGTGTTCAACCCGCGCATCCTGTCGTCGCG GCGCTTGCCCCGGTTTTCGCGCTGATAGCACCGAGGTACCAGTTCACGGGGTCGAGCAAGAACGGGCCGGCGGTGTCGCGCGACCCGGAGGCGCTGAGGGTCAAGTACTCGGACCCGCTGGTGTTCACGGGCTCCATCCGGGTGCGCACCGGCTACGAGATCCTCCGGCTCACGGCTTACCTGCAGCAGCACCTGCGCAGGGTCACGGTGCCGCTGCTGGTGCTGCACGGCGCCGACGACATGGTGACCGACCCGGAGGGCTCGCGCCGGCTGCACCGGGAGGCCTCCACCCCGGACAAGGCCATCCGGCTCTACGACGGCCTGCTGCACGACCTGCTCATCGAGCCCGAGAAGGAGGTGGTGCTCGGCGACATCGTCGACTGGCTCAGCCCCAGGATTTGA